The Drosophila gunungcola strain Sukarami chromosome 3L unlocalized genomic scaffold, Dgunungcola_SK_2 000003F, whole genome shotgun sequence genome contains a region encoding:
- the LOC128258311 gene encoding uncharacterized protein LOC128258311: MHYYTILYYIVVSSDCCETSYKYVISINRSEQSEMKPRTGRIVKSSPLSLLYAMMPLMIDAVCGRAQYASSYGNAAYAIPTASYDQPYTPPGVQSIWSGSPIIVNDNQYSAQEQQQYPNGNSYYGRELYRQPYSNWRREEVPATRAPNHNYNNVPGYFFYQQQQTTPPSPPLQYPQTIPSELQPNPPYNSELDSSDSRREDEQVVQIGGSRSLATNNYQNIYTNNENFFEPAQPWRRRDFQAKYAQHYADYLRKYPRRLQPVYNTSEDFDEK, from the exons ATGCACTACTATACAATACTATACTATATTGTAGTGTCGAGTGACTGTTGCGAAACCTCATATAAATACGTTATTAGCATAAATCGTTCTGAACAGTCAGAAATGAAGCCGCGAACAGGACGGATCGTCAAGAGCAGCCCCTTGAGCTTG CTATATGCAATGATGCCTTTAATGATAGATGCAGTTTGCGGGAGAGCTCAATATGCATCATCTTATGGCAATGCTGCTTATGCAATTCCCACTGCCTCATACGATCAACCATATACCCCTCCAGGAGTGCAATCGATATGGTCTGGTTCCCCAATCATTGTGAATGATAATCAGTACAGTGCCCAAGAACAGCAGCAATATCCAAATGGTAATAGTTATTATGGAAGGGAACTTTACAGACAACCCTATTCAAATTGGCGGAGGGAGGAAGTACCAGCAACGCGTGCTCCCAATCATAACTACAACAATGTGCCAGGATACTTTTTCTACCAACAACAGCAGACGACGCCGCCATCGCCACCTCTGCAATATCCCCAAACTATTCCATCTGAATTACAACCCAATCCCCCATACAATTCGGAACTAGACTCAAGTGATTCTCGTCGCGAGGACGAGCAAGTGGTACAAATCGGAGGCAGTCGCTCACTGGCCACAAATAACTATCAAAACATCTACACTAACAATGAAAACTTCTTTGAACCCGCCCAACCTTGGAGGCGTCGTGACTTTCAGGCCAAATATGCCCAACATTACGCCGACTATTTGCGTAAATATCCAAGACGCCTGCAGCCAGTTTACAACACCAGCGAAGATTTCGATGAGAAATGA
- the LOC128258312 gene encoding zinc finger CCCH domain-containing protein 13, with protein MSNKNTKGFKSIFKKMYKRDMQEGDRQKSQIMDSSQTMKLDKSREEDRKERKREEELVRKRQQELERQRRKDLERERELSRQRELEWKEGLEKERQREREMEREYPKQEPSTSKKPNPEISKFDEEFERDIEILEHQVCPLDFRSKTMATMWIDKLRNAPHNSAETRARNIITSHLLKCFGDNIFKKEPFNQPPPPESLAIIREKMYLTRDSMCHGMPMVKQREQNSYINQLFNDSYDGGEFLSQLPVPRDGAFFIFHMHPNL; from the exons ATGagtaacaaaaacacaaaaggatTTAAGAGCATATTCAAAAAGATGTACAAACGAGATATGCAAGAAgg TGACAGGCAAAAAAGCCAAATCATGGACAGCTCGCAGACGATGAAGTTGGACAAGAGTCGTGAAGAGGATCGCAAGGAGCGTAAAAGGGAGGAGGAACTTGTACGAAAACGGCAACAGGAACTGGAGCGTCAACGGCGAAAGGATCTCGAACGGGAAAGGGAACTCTCCAGGCAACGTGAGCTGGAATGGAAAGAGGGTCTGGAGAAAGAACGCCAGCGTGAAAGAGAAATGGAACGAGAATATCCAAAGCAAGAGCCCTCGACCTccaaaaaaccaaacccaGAAATTAGCAAATTTGACGAGGAATTCGAGCGGGACATTGAGATATTGGAGCATCAGGTGTGCCCTCTGGATTTTCGCTCCAAGACCATGGCCACTATGTGGATAGATAAACTTCGCAATGCTCCCCATAATTCAGCCGAAACTCGGGCCAGAAATATAATAACGTCCCACCTGCTCAAGTGCTTTGGCGataatatattcaaaaaggAGCCCTTCAACCAACCACCGCCACCCGAAAGTTTGGCCATCATAAgggaaaaaatg tacTTGACGCGTGACAGTATGTGTCATGGAATGCCCATGGTCAAACAGAGGGAACAAAACTCCTATATAAACCAATTGTTTAACGATTCGTATGATGGCGGCGAATTCCTGAGCCAGCTTCCCGTGCCTCGCGATGGTgccttctttatttttcacatgcatccaaatttataa
- the LOC128258345 gene encoding uncharacterized protein LOC128258345 — translation MKFYSSALSSWVSPSSWLLARIALANTWSQLHITGSPALSALPHTNNNEDPMNEHDQHQHHHQVVRSIHYADDEKAPPKQDDVACCG, via the coding sequence ATGAAGTTCTACTCCTCTGCACTCTCATCCTGGGTCTCGCCATCTTCATGGCTTCTGGCAAGGATTGCATTGGCTAACACATGGAGTCAGCTTCATATAACTGGTTCTCCTGCACTTTCAGCTTTGCCCCacaccaacaacaacgagGACCCGATGAATGAGCATgaccaacaccaacaccatcACCAGGTGGTCCGCAGCATCCACTACGCCGACGATGAGAAGGCTCCGCCCAAGCAGGACGATGTCGCCTGCTGCGGCTAA
- the LOC128258313 gene encoding nuclear envelope phosphatase-regulatory subunit 1 homolog isoform X2 has product MEPSACEDLKAFERRLTEVVSSYRPSTFRWRIVLSAMSMCTAISAWYWLRDPRTTVVPLTESLWIHPIFTVATLTLIVLFILGIQKLVIAPQIITSRTRTVLGDFNMSCDDTGKLILKPRQSNNNST; this is encoded by the exons ATGGAACCGTCAGCCTGCGAAG ATCTCAAGGCCTTCGAGCGGCGCCTCACCGAAGTGGTTTCATCCTACCGGCCCTCGACGTTCCGCTGGCGCA TTGTCCTCTCCGCCATGTCCATGTGCACGGCCATTAGCGCCTGGTACTGGTTACGGGATCCACGGACCACCGTCGTACCGCTGACGGAGTCCCTCTGGATCCACCCCATCTTCACAGTCGCCACCCTGACATTGA TCGTCCTCTTCATCCTGGGCATACAGAAACTGGTCATAGCGCCACAGATAATCACGTCCCGAACGCGAACGGTACTGGGAGATTTTAATATGAGCTGTGACGACACGGGGAAGCTGATATTAAAGCCGCGCCAGAGTAACAACAACAGTACATGA
- the LOC128258313 gene encoding nuclear envelope phosphatase-regulatory subunit 1 homolog isoform X1: MEPSACEDLKAFERRLTEVVSSYRPSTFRWRKLLAVVLSAMSMCTAISAWYWLRDPRTTVVPLTESLWIHPIFTVATLTLIVLFILGIQKLVIAPQIITSRTRTVLGDFNMSCDDTGKLILKPRQSNNNST; the protein is encoded by the exons ATGGAACCGTCAGCCTGCGAAG ATCTCAAGGCCTTCGAGCGGCGCCTCACCGAAGTGGTTTCATCCTACCGGCCCTCGACGTTCCGCTGGCGCA AACTTCTTGCAGTTGTCCTCTCCGCCATGTCCATGTGCACGGCCATTAGCGCCTGGTACTGGTTACGGGATCCACGGACCACCGTCGTACCGCTGACGGAGTCCCTCTGGATCCACCCCATCTTCACAGTCGCCACCCTGACATTGA TCGTCCTCTTCATCCTGGGCATACAGAAACTGGTCATAGCGCCACAGATAATCACGTCCCGAACGCGAACGGTACTGGGAGATTTTAATATGAGCTGTGACGACACGGGGAAGCTGATATTAAAGCCGCGCCAGAGTAACAACAACAGTACATGA